The Nitrospirota bacterium DNA segment CCACCACTGCCGTGGTGGATCTTGAGTTTTTTAAGAAAATTGTCGCCTTTGCCAAAGAGCATAACGTCATTGTCATTCATGACCTGGCATATGCGGACCTAGTGTTCGACGGATATAAGGCGCCGAGCTTCTTGCAAGTTCCTGGGGCGAAAGATATCGGCGTCGAGTTCTATACCCTCTCGAAGGCCTACAATATGCCAGGCTGGCGGGTGGGCTTCTGTTGCGGCAATCGTGAGGTTGTTGGCGCTCTGGCCAAGATTAAGAGTTACCTCGACTATGGCATTTTCCAGCCTCTGCAGATTGCCAGCGTCATTGCGCTGAATGGACCACAAGAATGTGTCAAAGAGACGGTCTTGCGCTATCAGAAACGCCGGGATGTGTTGGTCGGCGGCCTGAATCGCATCGGCTGGCAGGTGACGAAGCCCGTGGCCACCATGTTTGTCTGGGCCAGGATTCCGTTGCCCTATCGATCGATGGGCTCGTTGGAGTTCTCCAAGCTTCTGCTCCGCGAGGCGAAAGTGGCGGTGTCTCCCGGGATCGGGTTCGGGGAAGGCGGGGATGAATATGTGCGGTTCGGCCTTGTCGAAAATGAGCATCGCACAAGGCAAGCCGTGCGCGGTATTCGCAAGGCCCTGAAGCTTGGGGGGGCGGAAGAATGATTGCGCGTGTGGGTGTCGGCATCATCGGATTCGGTACGGTTGGGACGGGTGTCGCGAAGATTCTTTTGGAGAATGCCGCCTTGATCAGCCGTCGGGTCGGTGTGCCGATCGAACTCGTTCGAATTGCGGATCTCGATGTCACGCGCGACCGCGGACTGACCCTGCCACCAGGCCTGCTCACGACTGATGCGAAGCAGATTCTCAACGATCCCTCGATCGATATCGTCGTGGAGTTGGTCGGAGGCTGCGACTTTGCCAAACGCATCATTCTGGAATCCATTGCAGCCGGGAAACATGTCGTCACGGCGAATAAGGCCTTGTTGGCGATACATGGGGAAGAAATATTTGCCGCGGCGTCCAGCAAGGGAGTCGACCTGGGGTTCGAAGCGAGCGTGGGAGGGGGGATTCCCGTTATCCAGGCCTTGCGAGAGGGGCTGGCGGCGAACACCATCCAATCCATTTACGGGATCATCAACGGGACGGCCAATTATATTCTCTCGCGTATGACCCATGAAGGTCAGAACTTTGAGGCAGTCCTCGACGAAGCGAAGAAGGCCGGTTATGCCGAAGCGGATCCGACCTTCGATGTGGCCGGTATCGATTCGGCGCATAAGCTGGCGATCCTGGTGGCGCTGGCCTATGGAACACCGGTGAATGTGAAAGAGGTGTACACCGAGGGGATCACGCATATTACGCCGCTCGATATTGCGTACGCCAAAGAGTTCGGCTGTACGATCAAGCTGCTCGGGATTGCCAAGTTGGTGGGCAACGAAGTGGAGGCCCGCGTGCATCCGACGATGCTGCCGTCTTCGTCTCCGATCGCTCAAGTCGAAGGGGTCTACAACGCGATTCAACTCGTCGGCGATGCGGTGGGCGATGTGGTGCTCTATGGCCGTGGTGCGGGGTCGATGCCGACGGGCAGTGCGGTGGTCGGCGATCTCATCGCCATCGCGCGTAATCAGTTGCAAGGAGCGGCTGGGCGAGTGCCACCCGCCTCATTTAAGCAGGATCAGCGGCGTCCGCTTCGTATGCGGCCGATGGAAGAGATCAGCTCGCTCTATTACCTCCGGTTTATGGTCCTGGATCGCCCTGGGGTGTTGTCGCAGATTGCAGGGGAACTGGGCCGGTGCGGCATCAGTATCTCGTCGGTTCTTCAGCAGGGGCGCCGCGAAGGACAGACGGTTCCCGTCGTGATCAAGACCCATACTGCGACAGAGCGCGATGTCCAAACGGCGTTGCGGGCGATCAATCAGATGGCATTTATTTCAGAGCCGACGACGTTGATTCGCGTCGAAGGCAAGGATGAGTGATGCGATGATACGCTGGCGTGGCTTAATCGAAGAATATCGGAAATTTCTTCCCGTGACCGAACGTACTCCCGTGGTGACGCTCGGTGAAGGCAACACGCCGCTTATTCGGGCGACCAGGCTGGCCCAGCAGATCGCTCCCGGCATCGATCTCTATCTCAAAATCGAAGGCGCGAATCCCACAGGATCGTTCAAGGACCGCGGCATGACGATGGCAATCTCAAAGGCCGTTGAGTCCGGTGCCAAGGCGGTGATTTGTGCCTCCACAGGGAATACGTCTGCTTCTGCCGCAGCCTATGGCGCGAGGGCTGGGCTGGCGGTTTATGTATTGATTCCTGCCGGGAAGATTGCGATGGGCAAGCTGTCCCAGGCCATGATGCATCAAGCCACGGTTATTCAAATTGAAGGAAACTTCGATCAGGCCTTGACCATCGTGAAGGAATTATCGGTGAGCCACCACATCGAGCTGGTCAACTCGCTCAACCCCTATCGGATCGAGGGGCAGAAAACTGCCGCGATGGAGGTCTGCGATCAGCTCGGTGATGCTCCGGCCATTCATGTGCTGCCGGTCGGAAATGCCGGCAACATTACCGCCTATTGGAAGGGGTATCAGGAATACCGTGCGGCCAATCAATCCACGAAACTGCCTCGTATGATCGGGTTTCAGGCGTCCGGTGCGGCACCCATCGTGCTGGGCCACATCGTGGAGAATCCGCAGACCGTGGCCACGGCGATCAGGATCGGTAATCCGGCTAGCTGGCAATCAGCGTTGGACGCCGTGAAAGAATCGTCCGGGGCAATCGATTCGGTGACGGACGAAGAAATCCTTCAGGCCTATCGTGCGGTAGCGGCAACGGAAGGCGTCTTCTGTGAGCCGGCATCCGCCGCATCGGTTGCCGGCGTCATCAAGTTGAACAAGCAGGGCGGGCTTCGTGAAGGCGAGATCGTCGTCTGCACGTTGACGGGCCATGGATTGAAAGATGCCGATACGGCGATCAGTGTATCGGTCCAACCGAAAACCGTTAGAGCGACGCGGGAGGATGTCGCTCGTCTTTTAAGGGTGTAGATACAATGCGAGCAGGGCTTCGATGAAATATGTGATTCTCCATGCCGACGGGATGGCAGACCATTCTCGGCAGGAATTGGGCGGACGGACTCCTCTTCAGGTGGCCTCAACTCCTCACCTCGATCGCCTCGCGCAAGCCGGGGAGCTTGGCCTCCTAGCCTCGGCGACTGAGCCTCATCGGCGTGGGAGCGGATTGATGGGGACGGCCATCCTCGGATACGACCCCAAGAAATACTACCAAGGTCCCGGCCCGTTCGAAGCAGCCAGCCTCGGGGTCGCCGTGGGCGAGCAGGATGTAGCCTATCGCTGTACCATGGTCACGTTGCGGGCAGACATGCAGTCCGGGAGCAAGGGTGGCCTCAACGAGATCAAGAAACTGGGGCCGCATGTGGTGATGGACGATGCGACCGCCGGCCTGATTTCGACTGAAGAGGCTCGCGAATTGATCGAGGCGATCAATGAGCAGCTCGGGTCGGAGATGATTCAGTTCTATCCAGGATTAGGTCATCGTCATCTCATGGTGTGGGGCAATGGGAAGTCACGAGCCGTCTGTACGGATCCACAATTATTGGTTGGTCGACCGATTGCCGATGCCTTGCCGACGGGAGAAGGAGCGGATTTTCTCTGGAAGCTCATGGACGCGTCGTTTCAGATTTTGCGCGATCATCCCCTCAACGAAGAACGGAGTGCCGCGGGACAGAAGCCGGCCAATTGCCTCTGGCTCTGGGGCGAAGGCCGTGCCGTGTTCTGGCCAAGCCTTTCTGAACGATTCAAGATGGCTGGTGTCGTGGTTTCTCAGAGCGATGTCCACCGCGGTCTTGGCAGTATGGCCGGGCTTGAGGTGGTAGATGGCTCACGATTGGCCGGTGCAGATCTTCGTACCCAGGCGACGGTTGTCCTGGAGGAACTCGTCAAAAAAGACTTTGCCTACATTCATGTGGAGTTGCCTGACGAGGTGCTCTATGGGTCGGATGTCGCAGCAAAAGTGAAGGCGATTGAAACGGTCGATCGCGAGCTGGTCGGGCCGTTGCTCGAAGGGCTGTCCAAATTAGGCTCTCATCGTATCGTGGCCTTCTGCGATTCCGGTAACGTGCCGCAAGGTCAGGCGGCAGACGGTTCTGGGTTTTTCGCCTATTGTGACAGTACGGTGGCTCCCTCTGGGGGAGCCGGACGGAGATTTATCGAAGCCGATGCTCAGGCTTCGGCTGTGCCGCCTCGTGATGCGACGAAATTCATCGTGCGATTATTCGCAAAAGGATCCTGACGTCCGTGGCGCTGATTGTCCAGAAATATGGAGGGACCTCCGTCGGTACGATCGAGCGGATCCGTTGTGTGGCCGAGCGTGTCGAGCGAGCACATAAGGATGGCCATCGAGTCGTGGTGGTGCTGTCCGCGATGAGCGGCGAAACGGATCGGCTGCTTCGGTTGGCGCATGAGGTGACGGCGGTCCCCGACGATCGCGAACTCGATATGCTGTTGTCGACTGGAGAGCGGGTGACGATTGCCTTATTGGCGATGGCCTTGCGGGCCCGTGGACTCGATGCCCAATCGTTTACAGGCCGTCAAGTCGGGATTATGACCGACAGTGCCCATACGAAAG contains these protein-coding regions:
- the alaC gene encoding alanine transaminase, translated to MGLGDGFYRIKRLPPYVFAQVQSLKLEARQQGEDIIDFGMGNPDQPTPSHIVEKMIEAARKGKNHRYSASRGITKLRQAIAGWYKRNYNVDLDPETETIVTIGSKEGLAHLALALIGPGDVVLTPTPSYPIHMYSFIIAGGEVRGIELRQDSDFFDDLQRVYRQTFPRPKILVINFPHNPTTAVVDLEFFKKIVAFAKEHNVIVIHDLAYADLVFDGYKAPSFLQVPGAKDIGVEFYTLSKAYNMPGWRVGFCCGNREVVGALAKIKSYLDYGIFQPLQIASVIALNGPQECVKETVLRYQKRRDVLVGGLNRIGWQVTKPVATMFVWARIPLPYRSMGSLEFSKLLLREAKVAVSPGIGFGEGGDEYVRFGLVENEHRTRQAVRGIRKALKLGGAEE
- the thrC gene encoding threonine synthase, coding for MIRWRGLIEEYRKFLPVTERTPVVTLGEGNTPLIRATRLAQQIAPGIDLYLKIEGANPTGSFKDRGMTMAISKAVESGAKAVICASTGNTSASAAAYGARAGLAVYVLIPAGKIAMGKLSQAMMHQATVIQIEGNFDQALTIVKELSVSHHIELVNSLNPYRIEGQKTAAMEVCDQLGDAPAIHVLPVGNAGNITAYWKGYQEYRAANQSTKLPRMIGFQASGAAPIVLGHIVENPQTVATAIRIGNPASWQSALDAVKESSGAIDSVTDEEILQAYRAVAATEGVFCEPASAASVAGVIKLNKQGGLREGEIVVCTLTGHGLKDADTAISVSVQPKTVRATREDVARLLRV
- the apgM gene encoding 2,3-bisphosphoglycerate-independent phosphoglycerate mutase — encoded protein: MKYVILHADGMADHSRQELGGRTPLQVASTPHLDRLAQAGELGLLASATEPHRRGSGLMGTAILGYDPKKYYQGPGPFEAASLGVAVGEQDVAYRCTMVTLRADMQSGSKGGLNEIKKLGPHVVMDDATAGLISTEEARELIEAINEQLGSEMIQFYPGLGHRHLMVWGNGKSRAVCTDPQLLVGRPIADALPTGEGADFLWKLMDASFQILRDHPLNEERSAAGQKPANCLWLWGEGRAVFWPSLSERFKMAGVVVSQSDVHRGLGSMAGLEVVDGSRLAGADLRTQATVVLEELVKKDFAYIHVELPDEVLYGSDVAAKVKAIETVDRELVGPLLEGLSKLGSHRIVAFCDSGNVPQGQAADGSGFFAYCDSTVAPSGGAGRRFIEADAQASAVPPRDATKFIVRLFAKGS
- a CDS encoding homoserine dehydrogenase; protein product: MIARVGVGIIGFGTVGTGVAKILLENAALISRRVGVPIELVRIADLDVTRDRGLTLPPGLLTTDAKQILNDPSIDIVVELVGGCDFAKRIILESIAAGKHVVTANKALLAIHGEEIFAAASSKGVDLGFEASVGGGIPVIQALREGLAANTIQSIYGIINGTANYILSRMTHEGQNFEAVLDEAKKAGYAEADPTFDVAGIDSAHKLAILVALAYGTPVNVKEVYTEGITHITPLDIAYAKEFGCTIKLLGIAKLVGNEVEARVHPTMLPSSSPIAQVEGVYNAIQLVGDAVGDVVLYGRGAGSMPTGSAVVGDLIAIARNQLQGAAGRVPPASFKQDQRRPLRMRPMEEISSLYYLRFMVLDRPGVLSQIAGELGRCGISISSVLQQGRREGQTVPVVIKTHTATERDVQTALRAINQMAFISEPTTLIRVEGKDE